CTTGTTGAACACCAAATAAAGATGGCACTGCACTACCTTCTTCAAATGTACGTCTAACTAAGTGACCTGGTCCTTTTGGTGCAACTAAGAAAACATCGACATCTGCAGGGGGTTGAATAACACCAAAGTGAATATTGAAACCATGAGCAAATGCAAGTGCGTTACCAGCTTCTAAATTAGGTTCAATTTCATTTTTATATACATCACCTTGGATTTCATCTGGAATTAAAACCATGATAACGTCAGCTTGTTTCGTTGCTTCTGCCACAGGATATACATCGAAACCATTTTCCTTAGCTTTATCAAAAGAGCGTCCTGGACGGATACCGATAACAACATCATATCCGTTATCTTTTAAGTTTTGTGCGTGAGCATGGCCTTGTGAACCATATCCAATCACAGCAATTTTTTTACCTTCTAAAGCGTCTGTTTTTACTGATTCATCATAATAAACTGTTGTCATAATACATTCCTCCAAAATAATTAAAAATTAGCAATATTCCGAAAATTAAAGTGTGTGATAAACATAGGATGATAGCTGTTCGGTTAGTATGCTTTTATAGAACACTAGCGCATCGATGTTTTAATCATAATTTATATTAAGCAGAGTATTGTTCTACATTTAAAACGTTTATTTGTTGTTGTAATTTATTTAATAAAATATTTAATACGTCTTCATCTTCAATATTAACAATAAGTTCCATATCTGAAATATTAGGATTATCGTCACGTTTTTTGACATGTAATTCTTCAATATTATATTGCAATCTGACGAATGCACTTGTAATTCTATTTAGAGTACTTACTTGATTCATAACTTCAAATTTTAAATGTCTTTTCATTAATATCCCTCCATCTCGTTATTAGCTTTGCCACTAGGAATCATTGGATTAACTGGCTCAATTGGAGAGATACGAACTTCAATAAGGGCAGGTCCTTCATAATTAAATGCTTCATCAAGTTTAGATTTAAGTTGATTTGGTTGATCAATTAAGAATCCTTTGACGCCATATGCTTCAGCCATTTTTATGAAATCGGGTTGATCATTAAATACTGAATGTGAAAAACGTTGATTAAAGAACTTATCTTGCCACTGTTTAACCATGCCTAATGTACCGTTATTAATGAGGACAATTTTAATGTTTAAGTCATATTCTGGTAAAAGTGCCATCTCTTGATTCGTCATTTGGAATCCGCCATCTCCGACAAAACAAACAACTGTTTTATCTGGTGAAGCGAGTTGTGCACCAATTGCAGATGGAATACCGAATCCCATCGTACCAAGACCTCCACTAGTAACCCATTGACTGTGACTTTTGAATGGATAGAATTGAGCTGCCCACATTTGATGTTGACCAACATCTGTTGTGACAATAGCATCACCATTTGTGATTTTACCAATATATTCAATAGCCTCTTGTGGCTTACAAAAGATGTCTTTATCATCTTTTTCATATTTAAATGGGTGATTGGATTTGTTTGATTGACAGTATTGTAACCATTCATCGTGTGATGGAACATTAATTTGAGAAGCTTCAAGTTGTTCTAATACATTTTTACAATCTGCAACGATACCTAAATCAGTGGCTATGATTTTATTGATTTCTGATGGATCAATATCTACATGAACCACTTTAGCATTAGGTGCAAAATCATCTGGTTTACTGGCGAGTCGATCATCAAAACGACTACCTAAGTTAATTAATAAATCACACTCGGTTAATGCCATATTACTTGCGTATGAACCATGCATACCTCCCATACCTAAGAATAGGGGATGTTCGTATGGAATAGCCCCGAGCCCTAACAGTGTTGTGACAGTTGGAATTTGATGTTGAGTAACAAATTGAGTCAGTAATTCATTGGATTTTGAATGATTGACACCAGCACCTGCTAAAATTAAAGGCTTTTTAGAATGATTTAAATATTTAACTAACGTGTTAATATCATTTGATTTAGCTACAGTATTAACTTGATAACCTGGTAAATCGATATGGTCAGATAGACCCACATTGGTAGATAATACGCCCATATCCTTAGGGAAATCTACGACTACCGGACCTTTTCTACCAGAATTAGCTACGTGGAAAGCTTCGTGAACGATTCTAGGAATATCTTCAACTTTTTTTACTTGATAATTTTGTTTAGTAATAGGAGCGGTCATTGATAATAAATCTGCTTCTTGGAAAGCATCTTTACCGATACCTGGTGTCGCTACTTGTCCTGTAAAGACTACTAATGGTAATGAATCACTATGAGCGTCAGTAATACCTGTAATAGCATTTGTAGCTCCAGGACCACTTGTTACAACAACCACACCAGTTTTACCAGAAATTCGTGCATATCCTTCAGCAGCGTGTGTTGCACCTTGCTCATGTCTTGCTAAAATATGTTTAATTTTACCATCATAAAATGTGTCATATAGAGGTAATACGGCACCACCTGGATAACCAAAGATAAAATCGACATCTTCATTTTGAAGTGCTTCAACTAATATTTCAGAACCAGGACGCATCTCATTTATAGTCTGACTCTTCATATATTCAGGTTTGCTAGATTCAGCAACTTTCATGGTATCTACAGGTTGGTTCGACGTTGCTGTATTATGTTCTGACATATCACTAAGTTTAGTCATTAAAATCAACTCCTATTATTTAGATAAGATTCTCAGGTACTTGCATGATGCCACCAGTATTGGCACTTGTGACTAATGATGTATAACGTGCAAGATAACCAGTCTTAACCTTTGCTTTAAATGGTTCTAATTGTTCTCTACGACGATATAATTCCTCTTCAGGTTGATCAACATTAAGTGTACGATTTGTTAAATCGATGGTGATTTCATCACCGTCTCGAATAAGTCCGATTGGCCCACCAGATGCTGCTTCAGGAGAAATATGTCCTACTGCAATGCCTCGTGTTGCACCTGAAAAACGACCATCTGTAATTAATGCTACATCTTTACCTAATCCTCTACCGACAATAGAAGAAGTAGGGGCTAACATTTCAGGCATACCTGGGCCGCCTTTAGGTCCTTCATATCTGATAACGACCACATGTCCTTCTCGTACTGTATGATTATCAATGGCTTCAACTGCTTCATCATGTGAATTAAAGCAAATCGCTTTACCAGTGAATGTTTTAATTGAAGGATCTACACCACCAACTTTGATAACTGCACCTTTAGGAGCCAGGTTACCAAATAAGATAGATAAACCACCTTCTTTATCATATGGCTTCTCAAGCGAATGGATAACATCAAAGTTTTTAATTTCTTTACCTTCATTATTTTCTCGTAAAGTTTTTCCAGTGACTGTGATTCTATCTGGATGTAAGGTACCTTCTTTTTTCATTAATTCATTGATAATTGCTGGAACGCCACCTGCTTCGTGAACATCATGCATTGAGTATGAAGAACTTGGAGCAATTTTAGATAAGTAAGGTGTTTTTTTAGCGACTTCATTAATACGTTCCAAATCATATTCAATACCAGCTTCGTTAGCAATTGCTAATGTGTGTAATACTGTATTTGTAGAACCTCCCATAGCCATATCCAGTGCAAAGGCATCATCAATCGCTTCTTTGGTAACAATATCTCTAGGTTTAATATCATTTTTGATATTTTCTACTAATCTAAAGGCAGCTTGACGAATCATTTCACGACGTTGGTCACTAACTGCTAATGCTGTACCATTGTATGGTAATGCTAAACCAAGTACTTCCATGAGACAGTTCATTGAATTGGCAGTGAACATACCTGCACATGAACCACAAGTAGGGCAGGCATTTTGTTCCATATCTAAGAATTCTTCTTTAGAAATAGAACCTTCTTTAAAAGCACCAACGGCTTCAAACATAGAAGATAATGTTAAAGCTTTACCTTGAGCAGATAATCCAGCTTTCATCGGACCACCTGAACAAAAAATTGCAGGTACATTAGTTCTAACAGCTGCTAGTAACATGCCTGGTGTAATCTTGTCACAGTTTGGAATATAAAATAAACCGTCAAACCAGTGGGCATTAATTACAGTTTCTGCAGCATCAGCAATAATTTCTCTAGAAGGTAAAGAATATCTCATTCCAATATGACCCATCGCAATACCGTCATCTACACCAATTGTATTAAACTCAAATGGAATGGCACCTGCCTCACGAATCGCTTCTTTTGCTATATCAGCTAATTCTCTTAAATGAACATGTCCAGGAACAATATCAATATATGAATTACAAATAGCTACGAAAGGTTTGTTCATATCTGTTGGATTTTGAAGTGCGCCCGTAGCATGTAAAAGACTTCTTGCTGGAGCTTGTTGATCTCCTTTTTTGATCATGTCGCTTCGCATAATAAATTCCCCCGTAATTTTTTACTATAAGAAAATAAAAAACGTCCCAATGGTTATTGGGACGTTCAATAAGTCCCATTCAATTACAAATAGGACTTAAACATTTAGTAAATGAAAAAATTACTAAAGTTCGAGCCCTTGAGAGTATAATAAAATAATAATATTTGAAGTTGTCGTTGAATGTTGCGTTGTATAATGTCTCATTTTATTTATACTCCCTTCGTTGAATGGTTATTTATTCTAAATAGTTTGAATTGTTTTAAAATTTATAAACCTAATTTACTATAAGGTGAAAATGATGTCAATAATAATTTAGAATTTTCTAACAATTACAAATCTATTTTGTTGAAAATATTTACGAAGAAATATAAGACAAAATTTGTTACACTTATTAAGTTAATATATTTATTGTGTAGTTAAAAAGTAAATAGGAGAATGACCTATGATTAGTATTAAAGATAAAAACGAGATGAAACAATTTGCGGCTAGATTAGTGGCATTAGTCCAAGCTGGGGATTTAGTTTTACTGAATGGAGATTTAGGTGCAGGTAAAACAACATTCACGCAATTTATAGGTGAAGCTTTAGGTGTTAAGAGAACAATCAATTCACCAACATTTAATATTATTAAATCTTACAAAGGTACACATTTAAAGTTACATCATATGGATTGCTATAGACTAGAAGATTCAGAAGAAGATTTAGGATTTGATGAATACTTTGAAGATAATGGCTTAACAGTGATTGAATGGAGCCAATTTATTGAGGATTTACTACCTGATGAATCACTGACAATAAATATTGAAGTTATTGATGAAATGAGTCGACACATTACGATAGAAGCTAAAGGCGAACATTATGAAGCAATGAAGGAGGCGTTAGAACAATGAAATTATTATTGATAGATACGTCCAATCAGCCTTTATCTGTCGCATTAACAGATGGCAATGATGTTTTAGCTGAAATAACCAATAATTCAAAGACGAATCATTCAGTACAATTAATGCCTGAGATTGAACGTTTATTTAAAGAAAGTAGTATCTCAAAAAATGATCTCGATGGCATCGTAGTTGCTGAAGGCCCAGGTTCATATACTGGATTAAGAATTGGTGTGACGACTGCTAAAACACTTGCCTATGCATTAAATTGTAAATTGTATGGCGTTTCTTCATTAAAAGCTTTGGCAGCAACTGTTAGCGAAAAAAACAAACTTTTAGTACCCATTTTTGACGCCCGACGTGAAGCGGTTTATGCAGGAATTTACCAAAGAAAAAATGGAATATTAGAAACTGTATTAGACGATCAATATATTTCAATTAACGACTTGAAACTGAAATTACATGAACTTGATCAACCACATGTATTTATAGGTGAAGATACGGTTAAATTAGAACATTTGCTAGATGCTAAGGGCATTAATCAATTACCACAAGCATCAGTCATGAAAAATTTAATTAGCCAGCCAACTGAAATCCATAGTTTTGTTCCTAAATATCATAAAATAACTGAGGCGGAAAGAAATTGGATAGACCAACAGAAGAACAATTAAATATTAGAAAAATGAGTAAAGATGATGTTCCAGCAGTCTTTGACATTGAAAGATCTAGTTTTAATGATAGTTCATGGTCAATCGATGCATTTTATCATGAAATTGAAAAGAATGAGTTTGCTAATTATTTCGTCATAGAATTTAACCATACGATTATTGGATATTTAGGATTATGGGTTGTCATTGATCAAGCACAAATAACCACAGTTGCGATTGCAGAGCAATTTAGAGGATATGGTTTAGGACAATTATTATTAAAATATGTCATGAATTATGCGAGACATCGATGTGAAGTGATGAGTTTAGAAGTTAGAGTGGATAATACAGTGGCTCAACATGTTTATCAAAATTTAGGTTTTCAATATGGTGGAAAACGAAAAAATTATTATGGAGAAGGGCAGGATGCATTAGTCATGTGGGTGAATTTACGTGAATAATCAACAGACATTAATTTTAGCAATAGAGACAAGTTGTGATGAAACAAGTGTAAGTATTATTAAAAATGGTACGGAAATATTGTCCAATACAGTGTTAAGCCAAATTGAAAGTCATAAGCGCTTTGGTGGTGTTGTACCTGAAATTGCTAGTCGTCATCATGTCGAAGGAATCACAACGACTATAGACACTGCTTTACAAACTGCAAATGTGACTATGAATGATATTAATGCTATCGCTGTAACGCAAGGACCTGGACTTATAGGTGCGTTACTCATAGGTATTAATGCAGCGAAAGCACTTGCATTTGCATATGATATACCATTAATACCCGTTCACCATATTGCAGGACATATCTATGCGAATCATTTAGAAACGCCTTTAACATTTCCATTAATGGCATTAATCGTTTCAGGAGGTCATACAGAATTGGTTTATATGAAAGATCATCTCCATTTTAAAGTGATAGGTGAAACAAGAGATGATGCTGTAGGTGAAGCATATGATAAAGTAGCACGTACAATTGACTTGCCATATCCAGGTGGACCTCAAATAGATCAATTAGCAGCTATAGGTGAAGATACGTATCAATTTCCTAGAGTTTGGTTAGAAAAAGAAAGTTATGATTTCAGTTTTAGTGGACTAAAAAGTGCAGTTATTAATCAATTGCATAATCAACGTCAAAAAGGGCAAGACATTGTGCCAGAAAATGTGGCAACTAGCTTCCAAAATAGTGTTGTTGAAGTGTTAACAACTAAAGCGATACATGCTTGCAAAGCGTATAACGTTAAGCGATTAATTGTTGCTGGTGGTGTAGCAAGTAATCGTGGACTAAGAGAAAGTATTTCTAAACAGTGTGAAAATAATCAAATCCAATTAACCATTCCTACACCAAAATTATGTACTGACAATGCAGCGATGATTGGTGCAGCAGGTCATTTCTTGTATTTAGCAGGCATTCGTGGGGATATGGCAATGAATGGACAAAATAATATCGATATTGAAGATTTTTCAATTGAATCTTTATCATAATTATAAAGTCAGTAATGCGAGATTAAATAGAATCTCACACTACTGACTTTTTATTATATATCCTTAACTTGTTGTTTGGCACGTTCATAAATATCAGTAGGGAATTGTGTCAATCTTAGCAATTCGATTGCATTTCTTGTATTTGCTTTACCTGGTTTGATTTTAAAGTCAAACGCAATGGAATCATCTTTAATTGATTCATTAAAGTGATAATTTGTATAAGATATATTTAATAAATTTGATAATTCAATATCATGTGTTGCAGCTAATACATAGTAATTTGGCAAGTGAGATAAATAAGTTAATACTGATTCAGAAGCGGCAATACGTTCTGTAGTATTGGTTCCTTTAAAGATTTCATCAATGAAACAGTATACTTGATTATCCGTTGAAATATTGAATAAACGGCGAATGGATTTCAATTCAGCCATAAAATAGCTATCTCCTGATAAGACATCATCTGCATTAGCCATAGACGTGTAGACTAATCCAGGTACATATTTAAATTGAGTGGCTGTTGCAGTGTTAATTGTTTGAGCCAAAATAAGATTAAGCGCAACAGTCTTCATGAAGGTTGATTTACCAGATGCATTCGAACCGGTTAATAAAATATTTCGATTGAGATTTAAATCATTTGGAACAGCATTGTTAATTAATGGATGTACAAGTTGATTAAACTCACATAATTGCTGTTGAGTATTACTATTTTGAATTATTTCAGGTTCGCAGTATGCTTCTAATGTCTCTTGGTATAAGGCAATTGCATAATGATTATCTAATTGGCCAATATAATCGTAGCATTTTAATACTTCATCTAAATATTTATAGTAACTATGTTGAATCGTGTGAAAAATAAGATAATCTAACATAAATATAGTTTTAATTAATAAAACAAAGGCTGATGCAAAGTCAACGCTTTCGACTTTAGCTAATATGCCACTTAAATATCTTGCAGTTTTAAAGTGATTGAAATTAACGTCTATTTGCGGTGTTCCCTCTATATCAGTAAGATTTTTACACTGCTTTAAAATATTAGCAGTATAAAAAATGGTTTTTAAATCTTGTTCATAAGTTCGTTTTAAACTGACCGATAAAATGATATTAATCACACATGCCATGATGAATAACAGAATACCATTTGACGCATCAAAGCACGTATAAATTAAAGCGATTATTGGTAATAAGGGGGCTAGCATAAATATTTTTTGACATTTAATAGGTGTGAGTTGATCGGGAAAATGTGGATAGACACTTTTACCAACTAGACCTAACCGTAATGAAACCTGATTCCTAAAAGAAGTATCTTCTTTAAAACGATTGAGTAATATTTTATTGTTCATTTTAAACATTCTACGTAATGTTGCATATAAACGCATCTCCCCAAGTGCTGTGAAATTGAAATTCATACTTTGAAATAATGCATCCATATTTAAGTCAGACCATGTCTTGTTATCAATTAGTTGACGATCATCATAGTTATCAAAATAGGTTTGAAATTGATAATCATATTTCGCATTTGGCCTGATAAATTTTTCTAACTT
The DNA window shown above is from Staphylococcus sp. M0911 and carries:
- a CDS encoding ACT domain-containing protein; its protein translation is MKRHLKFEVMNQVSTLNRITSAFVRLQYNIEELHVKKRDDNPNISDMELIVNIEDEDVLNILLNKLQQQINVLNVEQYSA
- the ilvB gene encoding biosynthetic-type acetolactate synthase large subunit, whose translation is MTKLSDMSEHNTATSNQPVDTMKVAESSKPEYMKSQTINEMRPGSEILVEALQNEDVDFIFGYPGGAVLPLYDTFYDGKIKHILARHEQGATHAAEGYARISGKTGVVVVTSGPGATNAITGITDAHSDSLPLVVFTGQVATPGIGKDAFQEADLLSMTAPITKQNYQVKKVEDIPRIVHEAFHVANSGRKGPVVVDFPKDMGVLSTNVGLSDHIDLPGYQVNTVAKSNDINTLVKYLNHSKKPLILAGAGVNHSKSNELLTQFVTQHQIPTVTTLLGLGAIPYEHPLFLGMGGMHGSYASNMALTECDLLINLGSRFDDRLASKPDDFAPNAKVVHVDIDPSEINKIIATDLGIVADCKNVLEQLEASQINVPSHDEWLQYCQSNKSNHPFKYEKDDKDIFCKPQEAIEYIGKITNGDAIVTTDVGQHQMWAAQFYPFKSHSQWVTSGGLGTMGFGIPSAIGAQLASPDKTVVCFVGDGGFQMTNQEMALLPEYDLNIKIVLINNGTLGMVKQWQDKFFNQRFSHSVFNDQPDFIKMAEAYGVKGFLIDQPNQLKSKLDEAFNYEGPALIEVRISPIEPVNPMIPSGKANNEMEGY
- the ilvD gene encoding dihydroxy-acid dehydratase; this translates as MRSDMIKKGDQQAPARSLLHATGALQNPTDMNKPFVAICNSYIDIVPGHVHLRELADIAKEAIREAGAIPFEFNTIGVDDGIAMGHIGMRYSLPSREIIADAAETVINAHWFDGLFYIPNCDKITPGMLLAAVRTNVPAIFCSGGPMKAGLSAQGKALTLSSMFEAVGAFKEGSISKEEFLDMEQNACPTCGSCAGMFTANSMNCLMEVLGLALPYNGTALAVSDQRREMIRQAAFRLVENIKNDIKPRDIVTKEAIDDAFALDMAMGGSTNTVLHTLAIANEAGIEYDLERINEVAKKTPYLSKIAPSSSYSMHDVHEAGGVPAIINELMKKEGTLHPDRITVTGKTLRENNEGKEIKNFDVIHSLEKPYDKEGGLSILFGNLAPKGAVIKVGGVDPSIKTFTGKAICFNSHDEAVEAIDNHTVREGHVVVIRYEGPKGGPGMPEMLAPTSSIVGRGLGKDVALITDGRFSGATRGIAVGHISPEAASGGPIGLIRDGDEITIDLTNRTLNVDQPEEELYRRREQLEPFKAKVKTGYLARYTSLVTSANTGGIMQVPENLI
- the tsaE gene encoding tRNA (adenosine(37)-N6)-threonylcarbamoyltransferase complex ATPase subunit type 1 TsaE translates to MISIKDKNEMKQFAARLVALVQAGDLVLLNGDLGAGKTTFTQFIGEALGVKRTINSPTFNIIKSYKGTHLKLHHMDCYRLEDSEEDLGFDEYFEDNGLTVIEWSQFIEDLLPDESLTINIEVIDEMSRHITIEAKGEHYEAMKEALEQ
- the tsaB gene encoding tRNA (adenosine(37)-N6)-threonylcarbamoyltransferase complex dimerization subunit type 1 TsaB, whose protein sequence is MKLLLIDTSNQPLSVALTDGNDVLAEITNNSKTNHSVQLMPEIERLFKESSISKNDLDGIVVAEGPGSYTGLRIGVTTAKTLAYALNCKLYGVSSLKALAATVSEKNKLLVPIFDARREAVYAGIYQRKNGILETVLDDQYISINDLKLKLHELDQPHVFIGEDTVKLEHLLDAKGINQLPQASVMKNLISQPTEIHSFVPKYHKITEAERNWIDQQKNN
- the rimI gene encoding ribosomal protein S18-alanine N-acetyltransferase, giving the protein MDRPTEEQLNIRKMSKDDVPAVFDIERSSFNDSSWSIDAFYHEIEKNEFANYFVIEFNHTIIGYLGLWVVIDQAQITTVAIAEQFRGYGLGQLLLKYVMNYARHRCEVMSLEVRVDNTVAQHVYQNLGFQYGGKRKNYYGEGQDALVMWVNLRE
- the tsaD gene encoding tRNA (adenosine(37)-N6)-threonylcarbamoyltransferase complex transferase subunit TsaD encodes the protein MNNQQTLILAIETSCDETSVSIIKNGTEILSNTVLSQIESHKRFGGVVPEIASRHHVEGITTTIDTALQTANVTMNDINAIAVTQGPGLIGALLIGINAAKALAFAYDIPLIPVHHIAGHIYANHLETPLTFPLMALIVSGGHTELVYMKDHLHFKVIGETRDDAVGEAYDKVARTIDLPYPGGPQIDQLAAIGEDTYQFPRVWLEKESYDFSFSGLKSAVINQLHNQRQKGQDIVPENVATSFQNSVVEVLTTKAIHACKAYNVKRLIVAGGVASNRGLRESISKQCENNQIQLTIPTPKLCTDNAAMIGAAGHFLYLAGIRGDMAMNGQNNIDIEDFSIESLS
- a CDS encoding MutS family DNA mismatch repair protein gives rise to the protein MNDPQLFLLFVLGVIILTTVVSIITSIINRRQFINKINGLWSNQEKLEKFIRPNAKYDYQFQTYFDNYDDRQLIDNKTWSDLNMDALFQSMNFNFTALGEMRLYATLRRMFKMNNKILLNRFKEDTSFRNQVSLRLGLVGKSVYPHFPDQLTPIKCQKIFMLAPLLPIIALIYTCFDASNGILLFIMACVINIILSVSLKRTYEQDLKTIFYTANILKQCKNLTDIEGTPQIDVNFNHFKTARYLSGILAKVESVDFASAFVLLIKTIFMLDYLIFHTIQHSYYKYLDEVLKCYDYIGQLDNHYAIALYQETLEAYCEPEIIQNSNTQQQLCEFNQLVHPLINNAVPNDLNLNRNILLTGSNASGKSTFMKTVALNLILAQTINTATATQFKYVPGLVYTSMANADDVLSGDSYFMAELKSIRRLFNISTDNQVYCFIDEIFKGTNTTERIAASESVLTYLSHLPNYYVLAATHDIELSNLLNISYTNYHFNESIKDDSIAFDFKIKPGKANTRNAIELLRLTQFPTDIYERAKQQVKDI